The segment AAGATTTAGTTTTTTTTCGTAATTTGGTTAATTATCATTAATTTAAAAGAAAATAATATCAAATGCGTCAAAATACAATAGATGCTTTTTTGATAATTGGAACTACCAAACAAAAAAAAGATAAATCAATTGGATTTTCTTAATAATGAAATTAAAAATAATGATAATGAGAAACCCAATTTTTTAAATAAATCAATCTCAAGCTCCAAAAATAATAATAAAAATCAATCAATAGAAAATATTTTAATTCTTGATACTGAGACGACTGGCTTAGATGAAAATAAAGATGAAATTATTGAGGTAGGTTGCATTTTATTTAATGTAAATACTAAATCTGTTCTCTCGCAGGTTTCGTTCTTATTCCCAGTAAGTTCAAATGAAGCTGAACACGTTAATGGGATTTCTGCAGAAGTTACTAATATTAAACAACCTTGGGAGGACGGCTTAAATTTCTTTTTAAAACTTGTGGATTGTTCAGATTTAATAGTTGCTCATAATGTTGAATTTGATAAAAAATGGTTTGGAAAGGGCAGATTGCCCAAGCTCGAAAAAAAATGGATTTGTAGTTTAGAGGATATTAATTGGTCATTTCAAAAAAACTTAAAAAATAGACCATCAGTTACTGATCTTGCACTTTCTTTTTCAATACCAGTTTGGAGCTTACATCGGGCCTTATCAGATTGCTTTTATATTTCGGAGGTTTTCAAAAAATGTGAGAATTTAGAAGAACTTCTTTGTAAAGCGACTGAGCCAAGATTTTTATATAAAGCATTAGTGAGTTATGAAGAGAGATCATTAGCAAAGAAGGCAGGATTCCTCTGGAATAATCCTAAGCAAGGTGCTTGGGCTAAAAAATTAACAGTC is part of the Prochlorococcus marinus subsp. pastoris str. CCMP1986 genome and harbors:
- a CDS encoding 3'-5' exonuclease, which encodes MELPNKKKINQLDFLNNEIKNNDNEKPNFLNKSISSSKNNNKNQSIENILILDTETTGLDENKDEIIEVGCILFNVNTKSVLSQVSFLFPVSSNEAEHVNGISAEVTNIKQPWEDGLNFFLKLVDCSDLIVAHNVEFDKKWFGKGRLPKLEKKWICSLEDINWSFQKNLKNRPSVTDLALSFSIPVWSLHRALSDCFYISEVFKKCENLEELLCKATEPRFLYKALVSYEERSLAKKAGFLWNNPKQGAWAKKLTVEEANSLDFKVQILD